A window of Pararhodobacter sp. genomic DNA:
GACCGCAGGTCGGCAAGCGCCAGCCCCAGCAAGGCCCACATCCACGCCGCCAGCAGCAACGCGCGCGCGGGGTCGGGGGCGCTGAGGGCGGCGGCGAGGCCGAACAGCGCGCCGATCGCCTCGGCCTGAAACAGCAAGGGCGGGATGCGCGCCTGACAGGTCGCACAGCGCCCGCGCAACACAAGATACGAAGCCACGGGGACAAGGTGCCGCGCCCGCAGGGGGGTGCCACAGGTCCGACAGGCCGAGCGCGACAGGGCAATCGCCTCGCCGCGCACCAGCCGCTCGGCGACCAGCGCCACAAAAGACCCCATCGCCGCCCCCAGAAGGGCCATCAGCGCGGCAAAGGCGAGCATGTTTTCCCCCCGACGCATGGTTGTGCGGCGCGCGGCAGCGGGCTAGTCTGCGGATCGGTAAAGAGTGGGCAGGAGACGCACATGATCGAGAGTGCTAGCAGAGCATCGCGGCGCATGAAAGGCGCAGGGTTGCGCATGGACGCGGGCCTGACGCTGATCGAGCTGATGGTCGTCGTGGTGATCCTGGCGCTGCTGGCCGTGGTCATCGTGCCGCGCGTCATCGACCGCCCGGATCAGGCGCGGGCGGCGCGGGCACAGGCCGATATCGCGGCGCTGAGTTCGGCGGTGAATCTCTATCGTCTGGACACCGGCGGCTTCCCGACCACCGAACAGGGTCTGCGCGCTTTGGTCGAACGTCCGACACCCGCGCCTGCGAATTGGGCGACCGGCGGCTATCTGGATCGTGTGCCCGAAGACCCCTGGGGGCGGCCCTATCTGTATCTTTCGCCCGGTGTGCATGGCCCGTTCGATATCGTCAGCCAAGGGGCCGATGGCCGCCCCGGAGGGACCGGAACGGATGCCGATATCACCTCGTGGCAGGGCGAATAAGCGGCCCGGCGCGGCCGGGTTCACCCTGATCGAACTGCTGGTTGTCGTGACCCTCATCGCGATCCTGTCGGTGGGTGTCGGGCTGGGGACGGGGGGCGTTTTCTCGCGCGCGTCGGACAGCCCGAGCGCGGTTGCACAGCGTTTCTCGGATGCCATGACGCAGGCCCGCGATGCGGCGATCCTGGGCCGCGCGCCTGTCGGCCTGCGCGTGCAGCAGAACGGTTGGGTGCAGGAACGCCGCAGTGCCGAGGGCGAATGGCACGCCTCTGAGCCGCCGGTTTCGAGTGCCCGCGCCGACCTGTCCTGGGTGATCGACGGGCGCAGCTACAGGCCGCCGATCGGCGCGCCCTCGCCGGGGCAAGCGCCGCCGGTGGTGTTCCTGCCGGACGGGCGCAACAGCGTGGTGTCGCTGGAGATCACCAGCCGGAATGACCGGGTGCACTGCGAGGCCGATGGTTGGGGGGCGGTGGCATGTCGCTGAAATCCGGCCGCGGCTTTACCCTGATCGAGTTGGTGATCGCGGTGGCGATCCTGTCGATCGGCACGATTGCCGCCTATCGCAGTTTCGACGCGGCGCAACGCGGGATCGGCGGTCAGATTCCCCGGTTGCTGGCGTCCGAAGTCGCGCTGAACCGCGCCGCAGAGTTGAACCTGGCGGGGATGGCGGCGGGGCGGGGCCTGGCCTCGCAGGTGGACATGGGGCGCACGCGCTGGGCGGTCTCGGTCATCGAGACCGCAACCGCTGGCGGGCTGATCGAGGCGGAGATCCTGGTCAGCGCCGCCGACAGTCCGGGCGCGCGCCTCGTGGTGTATGTGCCGGTGGATGCACCATGACCCGGCGCAATCGCGGCTTTACCCTGATCGAACTGCTGGTGGCGATGGCGATCCTGGCCGTGGTCTCGCTGATGGCCGTGCAATCGCTGAGCGGCGCGCTGTTTCAGCGCGAGGTGATGACCCGCGTCGATCAAACGGCGGCGGATCTGGCGCGGGTTCTGGCGCTGCTCCGGCACGATCTGGAGGCCGCAGCCCCCTTGGCGCAACGCGATGCCGCCGGGCTGGCGTTGCCGGCGATCACCGTGCAGCGCAACGGATTTTCCCTGATGCGCTCAGGGGTTGCGCCCATGCCGGGTGGCGAGGGCGGCGGGTTTGGCCGGGTTGACTGGGCGCTGGCGGCGGATGGCACCCTGTCACGCCGCCTCACGCCGGATACGGCGCGCGACGAGGCCCCGCGGGTGGCGTTGCTGACGCAGGTGTCGAACCTGTCGCTGGAGGCCTTGGGCGGCGCGATGCCCACTGCCGACGACCCCACGCTGCTGCCACGGGGGTTTGCGGTGACCGTCACCCACGCGCAGCACGGCGCGCTGCGGCTGGTGGTGGCGAGATGAGGCGCGCAAGACATCCGTCGCGCGGCGTGGCCTTGATCCAGGCGCTGGTCATCGTGGCGGCAATTGCGGCGGTGGCGGCGGCACTGATGCTGCGCGCCGAGTCCGCGCGTCAACGCCTGTCAACGCGCCTCGAGGCCGATCAGGTGGCGCTGTATCTTGAGAGCGCGGTGGCCATCGTCGGCGCGCAACTTCAGGCCATTCCGCCCGACAGCGCCCTGCATCGCGGGCAGGATTGGGCGCGACCCCGGTCGGGGATCTTGATTGATCGCGGGGTAATGGCGTGGCAGGTCGATGATCTGCAAGCGCGGTTCAACGTCAACACGCTGAACGGGACGGATCCGCCGCATGACAGTGCGCGCGAGGCCTTCCTCCGGCTGGCCATTGATCACGGCATTCGGCGTGACACGGCGCGTCGTCTGGCCGATGCGCTGGGCGCGGAGCCCGACGCGCGCGCGGCTGCGCTGGGCGATCTGGTGTTGCCGCTGCCGCTGGTCGATCCGCGCCAATTGACGCCGCTTGCGCCCGATGAAGGCGAGGACTGGTTGGCGTTCGTGCAGGTTCTCTCGGCGCTGCCCGCCGCGACGCCGATGACCATCAACACGCTGGAGCCAACGGTGCTGCGAGCGCTGATGCCGGATGTGCCCTCGGCGATGCTCAGCGCGCTGGAGCGGCATCTGCGGCGCGACCCGCCGGGCTCGCTGGACGCATTGTATGACTGGTCCACGACCACGTTATCGCCCGAGGTCTCGGCAGCGTTGCAGTCGCTGGTGCTGGCGACCACCTCGGATTGGTTCATCGCCACCTTCGAGGCACGCCTTGACACGCTGCGCCTGCGAAGGTCAGTTGTGCTGAACCGTGATGGCGCGCAGGGGCGTAGCTCTGTGTATCTGTCCATCCCCGAGTCCGAGTTCTGATGTCGAAATCGCGATCAACCCGAACAACGCCCAACCGCCGCGTGGCTTTGCCATTGTGGCGGCTTGGCGATGGGCAACCGCCCGCCGGGCCGTTCATCGCGCTGGTGCCGGGGGCCGAGGCGCCGTTGATCACGCTTGCCTTGCCCGCCTCGCTCAAGGGCGTCGCGCGCGAGGATGTCGCACGGCGTCAGGCGCAAGACCGGCTGGGCGGCAAGGGGAGCGCGCTGGATATCCGCCCGGCGCGGCTGGCGGCTGGCGATGGCTGGACCCGCGTGGTCGTGGCGGATCGCGCGCAGGTGGCGCGCTGGCGGACGTCTCTGGGCGCGGCCAGCAGCCGGTGTCGTGGTCTGGTGCCGGATTACATGGCGCTGCCCAGTGCGCCCGGTCTGTGGAGCTTTGACCAGTCCGGCGACCGGATCTGCGCGCGGCTTGGCCCTGAGGATGGCTTCACCGCCGAACCCGCGCTGGCCGCGCCGTTGATCCGTCAGGCGCTGCATCAAGCCCGCGCCGCCAACACGCTGCCCCGCGCGATCTTGTGGACCGGCGCGCGCAACCCG
This region includes:
- the gspG gene encoding type II secretion system major pseudopilin GspG; translated protein: MIESASRASRRMKGAGLRMDAGLTLIELMVVVVILALLAVVIVPRVIDRPDQARAARAQADIAALSSAVNLYRLDTGGFPTTEQGLRALVERPTPAPANWATGGYLDRVPEDPWGRPYLYLSPGVHGPFDIVSQGADGRPGGTGTDADITSWQGE
- a CDS encoding GspH/FimT family pseudopilin, which gives rise to MPISPRGRANKRPGAAGFTLIELLVVVTLIAILSVGVGLGTGGVFSRASDSPSAVAQRFSDAMTQARDAAILGRAPVGLRVQQNGWVQERRSAEGEWHASEPPVSSARADLSWVIDGRSYRPPIGAPSPGQAPPVVFLPDGRNSVVSLEITSRNDRVHCEADGWGAVACR
- a CDS encoding prepilin-type N-terminal cleavage/methylation domain-containing protein, whose protein sequence is MSLKSGRGFTLIELVIAVAILSIGTIAAYRSFDAAQRGIGGQIPRLLASEVALNRAAELNLAGMAAGRGLASQVDMGRTRWAVSVIETATAGGLIEAEILVSAADSPGARLVVYVPVDAP
- a CDS encoding PulJ/GspJ family protein, with the protein product MTRRNRGFTLIELLVAMAILAVVSLMAVQSLSGALFQREVMTRVDQTAADLARVLALLRHDLEAAAPLAQRDAAGLALPAITVQRNGFSLMRSGVAPMPGGEGGGFGRVDWALAADGTLSRRLTPDTARDEAPRVALLTQVSNLSLEALGGAMPTADDPTLLPRGFAVTVTHAQHGALRLVVAR